The sequence GATCGACTTGCTTGATCGCTTCTCTTAACGCCTGTAAATCCGTCGGCTTGTCATCAATGAAAATATTGTCATGCTCATCTACTGAAACCACCACCACTTTTTGATCGCTGGGTTGTGATTTTTCCGCGTTTTTAGCGTTAGGGAGACTGACTTTAATCTTGCCTTGTGCGATAAAGGTAGAAACGCTTAACACAATCGCTAATAAAATGAGAATCACATCAATGAAAGGGACAATATTGAGCCCATCGCCTCTTCTGATGCTTTTCATTTGGACATAATCCTGAATTTTTCGCTCAACACATCGGATTTTCTCAACAAACCGTTATATGCAATGAGTGTGGGGATCGCCACTGCAAGCCCTAGAGCGGTCGCTTTTAAAGCTAAAGACAAACCTACCATGATCGTTTTAGCGTCCATCCCCTCACTAATACCCATGTCATAGAAAGTGACCATGACCCCTAGCACCGTTCCCAGTAAACCCACATAAGGTGCATTAGAATAAATCACATAAAGAATGGTTAAATTCTTAGTCAAATCCAAATTCAAGGCGTCCACATCTGTGTAAGCTTTCAAATTGACTTTGGAATAAAAAATAATCCTTTCAATCACAAACCATAAGGCTAAAAAACTCGCAATGCCGAGTGCAACAAACACGAAAGTATCCACATACTCTTTCAACAATTCAGTGGAGAAACCAGCTCCCATAAAAACTCCTTTTAAATAATAAGCACTCCCCTACACACTTCAAAGTAACGCTGCAATAAAACTCACTTTTCGCATAAACGCTTCAAAAATGATAAAGGAATATTAGATTGTTGATTATATTGTTTTAATAATAACAAGTCAATAACAATCAATGATAATTATAACTAAATTTAATCTAATTTCTCGCATTAAGATTAAACTAATTCAATAAGAGTATTATAACAAAGTATTATAAAAGAATTTTTTAATATAAAATTTATGCAAAAAAAGGATTTTTTCAATGGACACAAACAATAAAGACGATTCAATCATCCGCTTTTCGGTTTCTTTACAACAAAATTTATTGGACGAATTAGACAACCGCATCATTAAAAACGGCTATTCTTCTCGCTCAGAATTGGTGCGCGATTTGATCAGAGAAAAGTTAGTAGAAGACAATTGGATAGAAGATAGCCCTGATGATAAGAGCAAGGTTGCCGTGCTAGTGGTGATTTATGACCACCACCAAAGGGAATTAAACCAACGCATGATAGATATTCAGCATGCCAGTGAAACGCATGTTTTATGCACCACGCACATTCATATGGATTCGCATAATTGCTTAGAAACGATCATTTTAAAAGGCAGTTCTGCAGAAGTCCAACGCTTGCAATTAGAAATTGGGGGGCTTAGGGGGGTTAAGTTTGCTAAATTGACTAAGGCGTCTAGTTTTGAAAGCAATGAGTAGCCATATAACATGCCAAAAGAATTAGCGCTCTATGGAGGGAGTTTTGACCCCTTACACAAGGCTCATTTAGCCATTATTGAGCAAACTTTAGAATTATTACCTCTCGCTGATCTTATTGTCTTACCCGCTTATCAAAACCCTTTTAAAAAGCCATGTTTTTTAGACGCACAAATCCGTTTTAAAGAATTAGAATTAGCCTTAAAAGGCATGCCTAGGGTGTTGTTGAGCGATTTTGAAATCAAGCAAGAAAGGACCGTGCCTACGATAGAAAGTGTTCTTCATTTTCAAAAACTCTATTGCCCTAAAACGCTTTATTTAGTCATAGGAGCGGATTGCTTAAGGCATTTGTCTTCTTGGACAAACGCCACAGAGCTTTTAAAAAGGGTGGAATTAGTGGTTTTTGAAAGGATTGGCTATGAAGAGATCCAATTTAAGGGGCGTTATTTCCCTTTAAAAGGCATTGATGCACCGATTTCTTCCAGTGCAATTAGGGCTAGTTTAGGGCTTTAAGCGTGTTTTTTAATGTGGCTGTAAGCCTCTTGAATGATCGCAAAACGCTTGGCATAAAGAACCTTTTTTTCTTTAGGGGCACACAAATCAGGGTGGTAGGTTTTAGCTAATTCTAAATAGCGCTTTTTGACTTCGCTAAAATTCTCATGCTTGATAAACCCTAGCGTTTTATAGCATTCTCTTAATTTTCGTTCGGCTATGGTGGTGTAGCTGTTATTATCAAAACCATTAGGGTAGATAAAATTCAAGCATGCGTTATGGACGATCTTATTTTCATTGAGCGTTAAAATGAGTTCCCAAAAA comes from Helicobacter acinonychis and encodes:
- the exbD gene encoding TonB system transport protein ExbD, which produces MKSIRRGDGLNIVPFIDVILILLAIVLSVSTFIAQGKIKVSLPNAKNAEKSQPSDQKVVVVSVDEHDNIFIDDKPTDLQALREAIKQVDPKTLIDLKSDKNSRFETFIGIMDILKEHNHENFSISTQAQ
- the exbB gene encoding TonB-system energizer ExbB — translated: MGAGFSTELLKEYVDTFVFVALGIASFLALWFVIERIIFYSKVNLKAYTDVDALNLDLTKNLTILYVIYSNAPYVGLLGTVLGVMVTFYDMGISEGMDAKTIMVGLSLALKATALGLAVAIPTLIAYNGLLRKSDVLSEKFRIMSK
- the nikR gene encoding nickel-responsive transcriptional regulator NikR, whose amino-acid sequence is MDTNNKDDSIIRFSVSLQQNLLDELDNRIIKNGYSSRSELVRDLIREKLVEDNWIEDSPDDKSKVAVLVVIYDHHQRELNQRMIDIQHASETHVLCTTHIHMDSHNCLETIILKGSSAEVQRLQLEIGGLRGVKFAKLTKASSFESNE
- the nadD gene encoding nicotinate (nicotinamide) nucleotide adenylyltransferase; protein product: MPKELALYGGSFDPLHKAHLAIIEQTLELLPLADLIVLPAYQNPFKKPCFLDAQIRFKELELALKGMPRVLLSDFEIKQERTVPTIESVLHFQKLYCPKTLYLVIGADCLRHLSSWTNATELLKRVELVVFERIGYEEIQFKGRYFPLKGIDAPISSSAIRASLGL